The DNA region TCGGGCGTCCGGGTCGACCTCATCTCCCACGCGGTGGAAACCCACCTTCACGCCTTCGCCGGGCGTCGGCATGCCGTAGACGGTGGCAGGGTATGCCGCGGGATCGACGTAGTGATTGAACGAGGGCCAGGTCGCGTCGGTCAGCGGCCGGAAGTGCGCCGGCGTCTCTTCGGTGACGGCGAGTCGCGGCAGGCCGAAGCGGGCGAGGAGCTTCTGCGTCCACGCGCCGGCGGTCACGATGACGACCTCCGCACGCAGCTGGCTGCCGTCGGCGAGATCGACCGCGGCGCCGTCCCGGTGCTCGTCGATGTGCGCGACCGGCATGTTCCAGCGCACCTCTGCGCCCCCGGCGACGATCCGCCGTTCCAGCTCGCGGAGTGTTTCCGTCGCGCGCACGACCCCGGCGTCGGAGGACCACAGCACGTCGCCGTCGAAGCGCATCCCCGGCCACCGGGCGCTCGCCTCGGCGGGGGAGAGTACCGCGCTCGGGATGCCGCGAGCGTCGAGCCCCGCGTGCACCGCGGCGAGGTCGGGGTGGCCATGGGTGACGAGTCCGTGCAGGCGCAGGAGCGGCTCGCCGTCGACGTCGCCCAGTGCATCCCACCCGGCGCGGGCGCGCACGAGCAGATCGAGGTAGTGATCCTCGTCGTACGCGTTGTTGAAGTTGCGGGTCGCCCCGTGCGAAGCGCCCTCATGATGGCCGCGTGCGAACCGGTCGACCACGACGGGACGACGTCCTCGTCGCACCAGCTCCCACGCCGTCGCCAGCCCCATCACGCCGCCGCCCACCACAACGACGTCCACGGTCTCGGTCCTCATGTCGTCCTCCCGGTCTCGGAGCCAGTCTTCCAGCACGGGCACGTCCGGCCGCCGGGTAGGCTGGTGGGGTGACCATGGAGATCGAGCTCGGCCGAGGAAAGCGTGCACGCCGCGCGTACACGTTCGATGACATCGCGGTGGTGCCCTCGCGGCGCACGCGTAACCCGGAGGACGTGTCCACCGCCTGGACGATCGACGCCTTCGGCTTCGAGATCCCGGTGCTCGGCGCGCCGATGGACTCGGTCGTGAGCCCGCAGACCGCGATCATGCTCGGTCAGCTCGGCGGACTCGGGGTCCTCGACCTCGAGGGCCTGTGGACGCGTTACGAGAACCCCGAGCCGCTGCTCGCGGAGATCGCGGGTCTCGACGATGCCGGGGCGACGGTGCGGATGCAGGAGCTGTACTCCGAGCCGATCAAGCCCGAGCTCATCACCCGTCGCCTCGCCGAGGTCCGCGAAGCGGGCGTCACGGTCGCAGGGTCCCTCACCCCGCAGCGCACTCAGGAGTACTACGACACCGTCGCCGCCGCCGGCGTCGACCTCTTCGTGATCCGCGGCACCACGGTGTCGGCCGAGCACGTGTCGAGTGTCGCAGAGCCCCTCAACCTCAAGAAGTTCATCTACGACCTCGACGTGCCCGTCATCGTCGGCGGTGCCGCGACCTACACCGCGGCCCTCCACCTGATGCGCACGGGCGCCGCCGGTGTGCTCGTCGGCTTCGGCGGGGGAGCGGCGTCGACCACGCGCGCCACCCTCGGCATCCACGCGCCGATGGCGACGGCAGTCTCCGACGTCGCCGCCGCTCGCCGTGACTACCTCGACGAGTCCGGCGGACGCTACGTGCACGTGATCGCCGACGGCGGCGTGGGCACCTCCGGCGACATCGTCAAGGCTCTCGCGATGGGCGCCGACGCGGTCATGCTCGGCGTCGCGCTCGCCCGTGCCACCGACGCACCGGGCCACGGTTTCCACTGGGGGCCCGAGGCGCATCACCCCAAGCTGCCGCGCGGCCACCGTGTCGAGGTCGGCGGCATCGGCACGCTCGAAGAGATCCTCTACGGCCCGGCGCCCGTGGCAGACGGCACCGCGAACCTCATCGGTGCGCTGCGCAAGTCGATGGCGACCACCGGATACTCCGACCTCAAGGAGTTCCAGCGGGTCGAGGTCGTGCTCGCACCGTACGAGGCCTGAGGGTCCTGCGCTCCACCGTGACCACTCCTGCTCTGTTCCCCCCGACTCTCCGCGAGGTCATGCTGCGGGGACGCTGGATCGGGATGCTCCTGCTCTGCCTCCTCGTCGCCGGGATCTTCGCCTGGCTCGGACAGTGGCAGCTGGAGCGCGCGATCGAGACCGATCCGCCCGCTCCCGGTGCCACCGAGCAGGTCCAGCAGCTCACCGACGTCCTCGAGCCGGGCGCCTATCTGCCCGAGCCGCTCGTGGGTCAGCGGGTCGAGACCACCGGCACCTGGGTTCCCGGGGACTTCATCGTGGTGTCGAGCCGCTTCAACGACGATGTCGAGGGCTACTGGGTCACCGGTCAGCTGCGGGTCGCCGAGCGCACCTCCATCGCCGTCGCGATCGGCTGGGCTCCCGATCAGCAGACGGCTGACGCGGCCGTGGAAGAACTGGAAGCCGGCGCCGACGGCTCCGAGGTCGAGGTCACCGGACGCATCATCTCGGACGAGGGTCCCCGTGTACCGCCGCACTCCGATCCGCAGCGGCTGGATCGCATGTCGCCGGCCGCGCTCCTCAGCCGTTGGCACGATGTCGAGGAACTCGACGTCTACCGTCCCTACCTCGCCTCGACCACGGCGACGGCAGGATTGGTCGACATCTCCTCGCCGGCACCCGATGAGATGTCTCCCGTCAACTGGCTCAACGTCTTCTACGCGGTCGAGTGGGCCATCTTCGCCGGCTTCGCGTTCTATCTCTGGTATCGCCTCGCGAAGGATGCCTGGGAGCGCGAGGTCGAGGAGTTCGAGGACGAGGCGCAGGGCGGCACCACCGCCTGATCTCACGCGCATCCGCGCGCGTTCATGTGCGCAATTGTGCGCCATCGTGTGTGGGTAGTGACCTTCGTCAGGGGTCGTTCCGGCCATCCGGTGATCGCTCGATGACGAATCGGAAAACTCCGTTGAGGATGTCCGGACCGCTCCGTATGCTCGCAACCATGTGAGCACGCTGGGAGTTTCCCCTGTGTGCCGTGACAGTCCTGAGAAGTGTCGAACCCGACCGAGGAGACCGCACCGATGATGTCCGCTCCAGACGAGGGGAACCGCATGGCTCCCGTCTCGCACCGTAGAAGTCGAGGGCGCATCGGCGCTCTCGCCGTGACCTGTGTCGCCGCGCTGAGCCTCGGCTCGCTGGCCGCCGTTCCCGCCACCGCCGACACCTCGGGCACAGGGGTGGTGATCAACGAGGCGTATCTCTCCGGCGGCAGCGCGGGAGCGGCGTTCAAGAACAAGTTCGTCGAGCTGTACAACCCCACCTCGGCTCCGATCACCCTCGACGGCATGTCGCTGCAGTACCGCTCGGCGAACGGGACGGCCGCGTTCAACGGCGTGGCTCCGCTCACCGGCGTCATCCCCGCCGGCGGCTACTACCTGGTGCAGGGCAACAGCAACGGCGCGAACGGTGCCGAGCTGCCCGCACCGGATGCCGTCAGCACCCTGACCCCGAGCGGGACCAACGGTACGCTCGCGCTCGTCGAGGGCACCGCGGCCGTGAGCCTCACGCCGG from Microbacterium sp. SY138 includes:
- a CDS encoding GuaB3 family IMP dehydrogenase-related protein; the encoded protein is MEIELGRGKRARRAYTFDDIAVVPSRRTRNPEDVSTAWTIDAFGFEIPVLGAPMDSVVSPQTAIMLGQLGGLGVLDLEGLWTRYENPEPLLAEIAGLDDAGATVRMQELYSEPIKPELITRRLAEVREAGVTVAGSLTPQRTQEYYDTVAAAGVDLFVIRGTTVSAEHVSSVAEPLNLKKFIYDLDVPVIVGGAATYTAALHLMRTGAAGVLVGFGGGAASTTRATLGIHAPMATAVSDVAAARRDYLDESGGRYVHVIADGGVGTSGDIVKALAMGADAVMLGVALARATDAPGHGFHWGPEAHHPKLPRGHRVEVGGIGTLEEILYGPAPVADGTANLIGALRKSMATTGYSDLKEFQRVEVVLAPYEA
- a CDS encoding FAD-dependent oxidoreductase; the protein is MRTETVDVVVVGGGVMGLATAWELVRRGRRPVVVDRFARGHHEGASHGATRNFNNAYDEDHYLDLLVRARAGWDALGDVDGEPLLRLHGLVTHGHPDLAAVHAGLDARGIPSAVLSPAEASARWPGMRFDGDVLWSSDAGVVRATETLRELERRIVAGGAEVRWNMPVAHIDEHRDGAAVDLADGSQLRAEVVIVTAGAWTQKLLARFGLPRLAVTEETPAHFRPLTDATWPSFNHYVDPAAYPATVYGMPTPGEGVKVGFHRVGDEVDPDARPHLPTHQRALADYVREWMPGLDAASAVPISCTYTSTDDGTFVLDRRGRIVVGAGFSGHGFKFAPGVRGILADLTIDPTARAAAPFRLP
- a CDS encoding SURF1 family cytochrome oxidase biogenesis protein, which produces MLRGRWIGMLLLCLLVAGIFAWLGQWQLERAIETDPPAPGATEQVQQLTDVLEPGAYLPEPLVGQRVETTGTWVPGDFIVVSSRFNDDVEGYWVTGQLRVAERTSIAVAIGWAPDQQTADAAVEELEAGADGSEVEVTGRIISDEGPRVPPHSDPQRLDRMSPAALLSRWHDVEELDVYRPYLASTTATAGLVDISSPAPDEMSPVNWLNVFYAVEWAIFAGFAFYLWYRLAKDAWEREVEEFEDEAQGGTTA